From Candidatus Hydrogenedentota bacterium:
GCCGTCCGGGAGGTAGCACGCGTCGTAGTTGTCGACGTCGGGCTGGTCTCCGGGGGTAACCTGGCGCAGACCGGAACCGTCGGCGCGTATTTCCCAGATCTGCCAGCGGTCTTGCGAACCGGGCATCGAGATGAGCATCTTGCTGGCGTCGAAATGCAGGTCGACGTCGCCCACGAATACGGGCCCCTCGGGTTTGAAGAAGGTCGTGAGTGCGCTATCCGGAGACACGGGGTTCATGACGCAGATTTCATTGTCGTACCCGGCGCGTGCAACCGCACAGTTGCCCTGCCAGTTCTGCGGAAGGCCCATGTTGCCTTCCCCCCGTTTGACCAGCAGCAGGCGCTCGAAATGGAGCAAGGGATTGGCGAGCAGGGCCTCGCGCTGCAACGCGGTCGCTTGGGCGGCCGTCTCGCCAAGTGCGGCTTCCGCGCCCGGTTGAGCATCGAGGATGGCTTGACGCGCCTTCCCGGCAACCGCGTCCATCTCGGCAACGCGTTTGACAAGGGCCTCGCCATCGGCGTACTCGCCGGGATAGGCTGCCGTGAGATCGGCGACCGCGCGCCGCAACGCTTCAAAATTGACCCGGTTCAGGAGTTCGGCGTTCCCGGCGGCAAGACGCGCGCGCTCGAAAAGGGCCAGCCAGCGCGGGTCGTTGGCGGCGGCTTGCTCCTCTTTCAGCCTGGCCGCCTCGTTCTTGAGACCAGATGCCAGGTCGCCCAGACGATCGAATGCGTCATTTACGATGCGTTCCTCGGTGGCCATGTCTCCGGCGGTGCGGAACCAGTAGAGCGGCCCATCGCCGCCGGCACTCTGCTCGAACCACTGAGTCTGCAGCGGGAAATCGGCGGTTATCTGGCGCCAGATGGTGTCAAGCCGTTCGTCGGTGACCGCGAAATAGAACGCATGCCCGCCGCTGCGGTTGAAGATTTTCATGAGGACCTTGTTCTCGCCCTGTTTGAACGACAGCGCGGCTTTGTCCTGGTTGGGAGCGGCCACCCGAGGCACATCGTTCGAAATGACCTTCTCGCCGTTGAACCAGACCTCGAGTCCGTCATCGCTGCCAAAGAAGGCCATGAGCTGCATCGGCGCGGCCGCGGTGATGGTGCGGAAAAGATACGTCGAGTGCGAGTCGCCGCCGGGAAGATCGATGACCGCGCCGTCCTTCCAGCCGGGTTGCGCCACCCATACCCGCTTGTCGTCGGCCGTCCTGGCCTGCAGATCAACGCCCTGCTCGGGGAACAGCGCCTGGGCAAATCCATCGGCCTTGAGCGCGCCTGTGGTATACCACGGGCCAGCATCGTATGCCGCATTGTCGCCGGCTGCCTGAAACGCCGCGCGGGCAGCGGTCATGGTCTCGGGCCATGTATCGCGCTTGGCATAAAGCGGCGCGCCTTCACCGGCAAGTGCTACGGCCGCGCACGCTATGCACGCCAGAAACGCGCCCACACGCAGGATATTGGATTGAGGGTAGCTCACGGCTCTCGATGTCCTTCTGTTTTGCGGCGGCGCAACAGTGCTCGTTGCCGGGCCGCTTTCACTCGCTCGTCAAACCTGTCCTCGATGCATCGCGCAAGACGGGGCCCGCCGTGTTTCGGGATATGGCGGCGCCCCGCCGCTTGCACGGGACTCTTTCCTACAACTTGGCGTTCGGAAGGGTGAACCGAAGCCCTGCGCCGTCGTGATACGACGCGTACTCGGTCACGATGGCGCCCTCGGGGCCGGCCAGCATGAAATGCCACTGCTCGGCCTTGGGCAGCCAGGTCACTTCGCCAGGCATGACTTTTGTGGCGCAGCGGGCCTTGGCGAGTTCGCGGTGGCTGGGCGGGATGCGCTCGACGTCGCCCGGGTGGGGTTCGCCCTCGCCATACGTCCAGACGAAGCCATAACGGGTCTGCCAGCCTTCCATCTTAGGCCGCGCCTCTTCGGTCTTCATGTGACGGTGCTCGGGAATCATCTGTCCCGGCAACAGGTAGATTTCATGGCCGAAATAGTCGTCTTGCTTGTTGTTGATCCAGAAGATGCCGGCCATGCCCACTTCGGTGAACTTGCCCAGACCGAAATCGATCGCCCAGAACTCATCGCCCTTGAGACGGTCGACAATGGGGTAGTTGAAACGGCGCATCATGTCGTAATAGGCCTCCTTGGCGGCCTCGACGTTGAACGTGCCATCGGCTTTGTAGAAATCCTTGTTATTGGGCATTTTCACCTCGCTTGCGCGCGCGCTGCCGCCGGCCGCGGACATTACCGCTCCCGCCACAACGCCGCCTATCAGTTGTCTCCTGGTCATATCGGTCATCGCCCGGTTCCTCCTGCTTGGGTTCAGGCACTGCGCCTCGTAATCTCAACGTATCCGCAATCAACGCTATTTCGCGCGTTCGTGTCTCAAGGTCTCGTAGAAGTCGAAGGCCTTGTCGGGCTTTTCGTTTTCGTGCACCACCTTGCGGACGGCCTGCACCATGGCGACCGGATCGTCGGCACAGAAGATATTGCGGCCCATGTCGACGCCGAGCGCGCCTTGGTCAATCGCTTTGTAAGCCATCTCGAGAGCCTCTAATTCGGGGAGCTTCTTGCCGCCCGCGATCACTATGGGAACGGGGCATCCCGCGACCACTTCGTCGAAATCGGGCTCGCAATAGTAGGTCTTGACGAAATGCGCGCCCAGCTCCGCGATGACGCGGCAGGCAAGGCCAAGGTAGCGGGCATCGCGCACGAGTTCTTTGCCCACGGCGGTCACGCCGAGCGTGGGAAGGCCGTAGTTGTTGCCCTCGTTGATAAGGTATGCCAGGTTCTCGAGGGTTTCCCGCTCATGTGTCGCGCCGATGCACACCTGGGTGGTCACCGCGGCAGCGTTCATACGCAGCGCATCTTCAACCGACACGCCAATCACCTCGTCGCTGAGATCCTTGAGAATGGTGGCGCCGGTGCTGCAGCGCATGACGACCGGCTTGTCGGTCTCGGGCGGGATGCAGGTACGCAACGCCCCGCGCGTGCACATCAGGCAGTCGACGTGCTCGGTCAGCGGAGGAATGCAGAGGTCGATGCGTTCGATGCCGGAGGTCGGTCCCATGATATATCCGTGGTCGAAAGCCAGCATCACGGTGCGGCCGCTCTTCGGATTGAAGATGCGCGCGAGCCGGTGTTTCATTCCCCATTCGAGGTGGGCGCTGCCTTTGAGAAAGAAACCGGGCGTTTCCTGGGGAATCCCGATTCCGAAATTCTTGTTCTTGTCGTCGGTCTTCTTGTCAGCATCAGGCATGTGTGGTCACTCCTTCTAAGAACCCCTGGAATATCAGCGAAACCGAGGAAGCCCCGGCGTCGGGTTGTCCTATGCTCTTCTCTCCGATGTTCTTGGCACGTCCAAAGCGCGCCTGTAACGATTTCGTGCGTTCGGCGCCGTCACGCGCGGCTTCGGACGCGCTTCGCAACATGTCTTTGACCGAGCCGCCGGCGTCGGCGGCCGCCTGTGCGGCATCGACAGCGGGCACGAGCGCGTCAAGCATGGTTTTGTCGCCAACCTGGGCGCGGGTGCGCTTCTGGACGCCCGCCAGTCCCGCCGCAAATGCGGCGGCAAGACCATTTGCGTCCAATGCGTCTTTCCCGGCCGCCGCGTCGGCCATGCTCATGAAGAACGTGCCGAAGAGCGGTCCCGTCGCGCCGCCGTCGACGCCCATGACGGCCCAGCCGATGCTCCGCAACAGCTCCTGGAGCGACGAGGACTGATCGTCCTCGACAGCCTTCTCCATACAGTTCATCGCACGAGCCATAGTGGTGCCGTGATCGCCGTCGCCTCCGTGCGAATCGAGCTTCGAAAGAAGCTCCTGATTCGCGCGGACTTGCGCGGCGGCCGCACGTACCATGGCTACCAATCGATTGTAATCCACCATCGCAACAGGCGTCCCGGACACTATTTCACGACCAGGGCCGGCGTATTGCAGGGGGCATCCCACAAGGCCAGCAGCTCGTCGTCCATCTTCGCGGCAAACATCTGGAAGCCGCCCATTTCCTGCACGGTCAGAAACTCGCCAGCGATTGCGCGCGCGAGTTTGATGCCTTTGGCGTCGAGCGCCTTTTTCACGCCGCCCAGCACCACGTACTGCTCCATGAGCGTTGTCGAACCGACGCCGTTGATCATGACCAACAGGTCGTCGCCGGACTTCGCGCCGAGGTCGTTGCAGAGGGCATCGATCATGATCTTGGCCGTTTCGTCGGCGCTCTTGAGCGATTGTTGTCCGCCGCCGGCTTCACCGTGCTGGCCCATTCCGACGATCATGTCGGTCTCGGGCACTTCCGCGATGATGCCGCCGGTCGAGGGATGCGTGGCGCCGGTCACGGCCACGGCCAGCGTCGCCATGTTGCGCTCCAAGCGTTCCGCGATGGCGATGCACTCGTCCAGCGGCTTGCCCTGTTCAGCGGCGGCGCCAGCGACTTTGATCACCGGCAGACAGCCCACGAGACCGCGGCGGTTTTTCGGGTCCTGCCGCGACGGCACTGAGATATCCTCGTGCGTGAGGACCTGCTTGACGTTGAGCCCCTCTTTTTCGGCCATTTCCATGGCGATGTTCGCGGTCATGACGTCGCCTTCGTGGTTCAGGACGACCAGCAGCACGCCTGCTTTGCGGTTGGCCAGTTTGAGCGCCTCGAACACACGCGGCGGCCCGGGCGCCGCGAAAATCTCTCCCGGAACGCTGATATCGAGCATGCCCTCGCCCACGTAGCCGCTCAGGGCCGGCTCGTGACCGCTCCCGCCGAGGGTAACCACCGCAACCTTGTTCGCGGGTTTCGGATGGGCCCGCACCACGAGGTTGTTGCCCGCCAGCGCCACCTTGCCCGAATTGGCCAGCACAAAACCCGCCAGCAGTTCGTTGACGAGGTTATCGGGATCGTTAACAAATTTCTTCATTGGCATGACTGGTCCTACCCCTTTCGGTTTGTTCCGCTTATTCCGTCTGCCGGACCCGTTACCTGGCTTCCATCAGCTCGAGCACCGCGTCGCCGTCCGTGATGAAAGCCACGCGCAAGGACTCGGTCGCGTCGAACGGCGCGACGATCACGTTCCGGCCTTTGATGGCCTCGTCAAGATTATCGACCATGAACGCGATATGGCAGTTGTTCTGAACGGCCGGATGCATGGGACTGTCCTTTTCGAAACGCAAAAACTCGATGTGAAACGGGTGTTCGGCAGCATTGGTGATGTAGACCTTCGCGCCTTCAAGATACTCTTCTTTTTCGGCCCGCTTCGCCGTGGGTACGCCAAAATGGTGAAATACAGCGCCTGCCATCGTTTGTGTCCTCCTTTGATGTAACGTGGTTTTCCGCGAGACCCGTAGGCCTCTATATCAATCCATATCCCTGCCGCCGTGACACGAATGAATGTTGGGCGGCGGGGTCGCGATTCGCGCAGCCCTGCTCAGGCGAACCAGCGACGACGCACCGGACGTCTTCGTCGGGAGAATCGCTGTGTCCGGATAGACTAGTGATATCCAGGCGTTTGGACACTTCGGGAGGTGCTTCATGAGAATACGGGCCCGATCAGGAATCGGGACATGGCTCTTGGTTCTGTCATGCGCCACTGCCATAGAGAAGCTGCCCGGTTGCAGAAAAAGCCCAAATATGGAACGCGAATCGAATATGCGCGAATGAGAATAACAAGGACGCCGGGTAGTGTCAAACGCGCGACACAGTTGTACTTAAGAGAAGTTTTCCACAGGCGGCCTTCGCCGCGCTCCGAAGCGCAGGCGGCTCTCCCGCACTCTTCGAGCAGACGGAAGGGACAGATTGGCCCCGGCGAATGCGCGGGAGCGTGGAAGAGTGTGAACGTGTGAAGGGATTGGAAGACGCGCCACAGGGGGGGGCTTGGTCAAGAGGCCGCGCCACAGCGGAGAGGTCACGTACCTTGTAACTCTTCCGGGGTCCGTCCCGGGGTCCGCGCAACGGAGGGCCGGTTTTCCAACCGGCCACTGAATCGCCGCAGCCCGCCAGGGCTGCGCCCCGGTCAGATAGGGACACGGGCGTACACACACCCTCGCGGCATTGGTCCTTTCGGTGTCGGAGACCTTCGGTCGCAGGGGTGGCTGGGTCAGGAGACCCCGCCACAGCCGAAGGGTGGGTTCCTCCTCCTCAGCACCAACGGCGCGAGACATACCAGCCTGGCCTGAAGGGCCAGGGAACAGGACTTGCGCAACCTGCCCAGCCCAGAGGGCCGAAGGCCCGAAACATACCAGCCTGGCCTGAAGGGCCAGGAAACAAAACCTGCACAACCTGCGCAGGCAAGAGGGCCAACGGCCCGAAACATACCAGCCTGGCCTGAAGGGCCAGGGAACAGGACCAATAGAAACAAGAGGGCTGAAGGCCCGAAACATGACCGTCTAAAGAGCGATTCTTTGACCTCGCCACCACAAATCCTGCATGCCCCAAGCGGATATGTCCCAAGAGGGCGTTCGGACGCCTGCCACGTCCACACCGTCCAAGCCACATGACCGGCGAGGGCGCGGATTTCTCAAAACGAAGGCATGGGTCATGGCCGCCGGGCAATTACGCGGAAGCCGGTGTTGTAGACCTTCTGCCAGGGGTGGTAGGCGTAGCGGCAGGCGCATGCGGCTTCGGCGGGGCGGTCGTACCACGAACCGCCGCGCACGACGCGTTTCTCGCCCGATTCAGGGGTCTCCCGCCCGTCGCCGGGGTCGTACGGATAGGCGCGCCACGCGCTGCGGGTCCACTCGGCCACGTTGCCGTGCATGTCGAACAACCCCCACGGGTTTTGCTTGAACGAGCCGACCGGGGCCGATACGCGGAAGCCGTCGTCCACCTCGTTGACGGCCGGCCGGTAGGGGTACAGGGCGCCTGAAGGCAGGCCCCAGGGAGCGAACGTATCGATCTGCGACAAACGGGTGTCGGCCAGATTCGCAAACTGGGCAAAATCGACGCTGGTCTCCCCATACCACATCGGCGTCGTCGTTCCGGCGCGGCAGGCGTATTCCCATTCGGCCTCCGAGGGCAACATCACCCTTTCATCCGTGCGCCGGGATAGCCATTCGCAAAAACGCGTGGCCTCGTCCCACGAGACGCGGACCACCGGCTGCGTGGGGCCGTTAAGTGGGTAGCCGCGCTCCTCAACGCTGAACTGTAGGAAATCCCCGTGTTCGAGACGGCTGTCGTGGGCAGGATCGAAGGCCGCGTACTGCTCGTTGGTGATTTCGCACCGGCTCATCCAGAAGCCGCGTGGAATGGCGACCTCGTGCACGGGACGTTCGGAAAGGTGGCCCGTTTCGCTTCCGAGCCTGACGGCGCCGGCGGGGACAAAGACCCATTCGAGACCCACGCCCGGCGCGAGTGCGCTGACCCGAGTCCCGCCGGGAACGGGGGTATCCGGCGTTTGGGTCTCCGCGGACGCAACGTCCGCCGCAGTCCGATGCTCCTGTGGCGGGACGCTCGCGGGGTCCGCGCTGGCGGACGCATCGAGGAGCGCGGTAAGGTCGTAGATAGCCTCGGGGTCTTCGTCGATGCCCGCGTAGCGTTTCAGCATGTCGCGCCGCCGGTCGCGCTGGTGATTGACCAGCTCGCCGCCCACGATCTCATGCCAGGTGCCGTGCGCGGGGGCATTGAGATCGATCCAGGTAATGAACCGGTCCCATGCCTCGGGGGACAGTTCGACGCCTTGGTGGCCTTTCGACAAGAGCCGCACGAGGCGCGTGGTATCGGCGTGGAAGTCGCAGGGGGTGAGGAGGTGCATATCGCTTTCCATGGTGCTTGTGCGGACGTAACTGCGGAGCGCCAGATAAGATGGCGAGAACGTAGTGCCTTTGGCGTAGGCTTCGTCTCCGGCGGGCGGGTGTACGGCCGGGGCGTTGCGGAAATCGGGAAGACCCTCGCTGCCGTCGTGGCATGCAACGCAATACTTGTTCAGGACCGGCTGCACCTCGCGTATGAACGAAAAGCCGCGCGTGGGACCGTACCAGGGGGCGATCGCGGTGGGCGGCCGCCGAACGGCGAGCGTGTTTCGAGAAGGGGCAGTACTGTTCTGCGGTTCATGGCAGCCCACACACGAAACGACCTCGCCCGGCATGCCCACGAACCAGCTTCGCATCAACTGGAGCGCTCTACCGCCGGCATCGAGCGGTTGAATCGAAATGGGCGTGTTGGCGGGCACACGAAACAAGGCGCTTCCGTCAGACTCGACCGGAACCGTGCCCAGGACGCGTTTGATGTCCCATGGGCCATCGAGACCTACCCGGTTAACCTGCCCGCCCATGCCGTGATAGGCGAAATGATACGTGAAGAGGCGCAACTGTTTGACCGTGCCGCGGGGAACGCCTTCGAGGCCGGGGCCGGCGTGGACGTCGGTGAGATACACGGTGGCTTCGGGGTCAGCAAGGTTCACGCGCGGGGCGATGATCGGAGGCGCCGGCGTCGCCCGCAACGGCAACGGCTCGAGCAGCGCCCAGCCCTCGGCTTC
This genomic window contains:
- the dhaL gene encoding dihydroxyacetone kinase subunit DhaL, with the translated sequence MVRAAAAQVRANQELLSKLDSHGGDGDHGTTMARAMNCMEKAVEDDQSSSLQELLRSIGWAVMGVDGGATGPLFGTFFMSMADAAAGKDALDANGLAAAFAAGLAGVQKRTRAQVGDKTMLDALVPAVDAAQAAADAGGSVKDMLRSASEAARDGAERTKSLQARFGRAKNIGEKSIGQPDAGASSVSLIFQGFLEGVTTHA
- a CDS encoding SUMF1/EgtB/PvdO family nonheme iron enzyme; this encodes MRSLTMALIISCGLTLLYPLRAYPASEGRSPAERLREFNGEALRLALEDLSREFGERYPEGPSFLQALARYEIWAREIRDAANLSERGGLWGWQANDASVQARVDEILAFQRKALLANPLLDFERIVLIKRSEANLGLPMNWESNSSISRDGIDNELCILSLDDLDADPVTLYKPEGGRFVGDVDLHFDGSRMLFSMPGEDRRWQVFEIAADGTGLRQLPLISEPDVDNYDACYLPDGAILFTSTACFIGVPCVTGSSHVSHLYRCEAETGAIRRLTFEQDHNWCPAVLNNGRVLYLRWEYSDLPHFASRILFHMNPDGTNQAEYYGSNSYWPNGLFFARPVPNHPTMAVAVVSGHHDVPRMGELVLIDPARGRAQAKGVIQRIPGRGKPVNPVILDGLVMNNWPKFLHPYPLSDKYFLVSSKPTPESRWGVYLVDVFDNMTLIKEAEGWALLEPLPLRATPAPPIIAPRVNLADPEATVYLTDVHAGPGLEGVPRGTVKQLRLFTYHFAYHGMGGQVNRVGLDGPWDIKRVLGTVPVESDGSALFRVPANTPISIQPLDAGGRALQLMRSWFVGMPGEVVSCVGCHEPQNSTAPSRNTLAVRRPPTAIAPWYGPTRGFSFIREVQPVLNKYCVACHDGSEGLPDFRNAPAVHPPAGDEAYAKGTTFSPSYLALRSYVRTSTMESDMHLLTPCDFHADTTRLVRLLSKGHQGVELSPEAWDRFITWIDLNAPAHGTWHEIVGGELVNHQRDRRRDMLKRYAGIDEDPEAIYDLTALLDASASADPASVPPQEHRTAADVASAETQTPDTPVPGGTRVSALAPGVGLEWVFVPAGAVRLGSETGHLSERPVHEVAIPRGFWMSRCEITNEQYAAFDPAHDSRLEHGDFLQFSVEERGYPLNGPTQPVVRVSWDEATRFCEWLSRRTDERVMLPSEAEWEYACRAGTTTPMWYGETSVDFAQFANLADTRLSQIDTFAPWGLPSGALYPYRPAVNEVDDGFRVSAPVGSFKQNPWGLFDMHGNVAEWTRSAWRAYPYDPGDGRETPESGEKRVVRGGSWYDRPAEAACACRYAYHPWQKVYNTGFRVIARRP
- a CDS encoding dihydroxyacetone kinase subunit DhaK, with translation MPMKKFVNDPDNLVNELLAGFVLANSGKVALAGNNLVVRAHPKPANKVAVVTLGGSGHEPALSGYVGEGMLDISVPGEIFAAPGPPRVFEALKLANRKAGVLLVVLNHEGDVMTANIAMEMAEKEGLNVKQVLTHEDISVPSRQDPKNRRGLVGCLPVIKVAGAAAEQGKPLDECIAIAERLERNMATLAVAVTGATHPSTGGIIAEVPETDMIVGMGQHGEAGGGQQSLKSADETAKIMIDALCNDLGAKSGDDLLVMINGVGSTTLMEQYVVLGGVKKALDAKGIKLARAIAGEFLTVQEMGGFQMFAAKMDDELLALWDAPCNTPALVVK
- the lsrF gene encoding 3-hydroxy-5-phosphonooxypentane-2,4-dione thiolase, which translates into the protein MPDADKKTDDKNKNFGIGIPQETPGFFLKGSAHLEWGMKHRLARIFNPKSGRTVMLAFDHGYIMGPTSGIERIDLCIPPLTEHVDCLMCTRGALRTCIPPETDKPVVMRCSTGATILKDLSDEVIGVSVEDALRMNAAAVTTQVCIGATHERETLENLAYLINEGNNYGLPTLGVTAVGKELVRDARYLGLACRVIAELGAHFVKTYYCEPDFDEVVAGCPVPIVIAGGKKLPELEALEMAYKAIDQGALGVDMGRNIFCADDPVAMVQAVRKVVHENEKPDKAFDFYETLRHERAK